Sequence from the Rutidosis leptorrhynchoides isolate AG116_Rl617_1_P2 chromosome 3, CSIRO_AGI_Rlap_v1, whole genome shotgun sequence genome:
ACTTGAAGATATACAATTTGACACTGAAAACTTTGATGATAAACATTGTGTCGGCAAAGGAGGGGTTGGGAAGATTTATGAAGGAAAACTTCCAAAGGGTTATCATACAATTGTTGCAAAGCTATTTGATGTAAAGGGTGGTCAGGGGGATAAACAATTTCAGAATGAGCTTCAAATTCTTTCCAAGTATAAGCACAATAACATCATCAGTCTTGTAGGCTACTGTGCCGAAAAAGATGCAAAAATCATTGTTTACGAGTATGCGTCAAGAGGAAGTCTTGATAGGTACTTGGATGATGCTCGTCTTGATTGGAAGACACGACTCACGATATGCATTGATGCTGCTATCGCACTGGTTTTCCTTCATCGAGCATTCCGAAATGATGCAATAACACTGATACATAGGGACATCAAAACAGCTAGCATTCTGTTAAACGACAAATGGAAAGCAAAACTTGCTAATTTTGGGCTTTCTTTAATAAAAGATAGGGATACTGACTATGCCATCGATAATGTGTGCTGCACAAAAGGATACGTGGATCCTGTTTACTTGAAATCGGGTTTCTTAACCAAAGAGTCTGATATAAATTCGTTTGGTATTCTTTTATTTGAGGTCTTATGTGGAAGATCGGAGTATTTGATTCACAAACAGGAAGGTGTGTCTCTACCAAGTTTTGTCAAACACAGCTTTGATAACGGAAAACTcgatgaagtggtgtttgagaaaaTTAAAAATCAAACCTGGTCGTCAGTACTGACTGATTTTTACACGATTGCCTAAAGTTGCTTAAATGACAATAGAGAAGCACGACCAACGGCAGAAGTAGTCTTAAAACAACTTAAGAAGATATTGCCGGCAGAATAAGTAAGTTATTATTGTTTTTACCTAGACATGGTTTTATATATGTTCTTATATACAATATACATAACCATAAATTAAGAGCTCCGAGTTTCCTTTTATTATTTACTTCAAAATTatgttcttcaactttttaagTTATTCAGCCGATGATAAACTAGGATCTATACAGTAGTTTTTATCGTCCATCAAATTACCAAAGATACATCAAGAGAATTTTAAGAAAAGTTCCACCTCATGAATCCACTACTAGAAAAGTATAAATTGGGGACGACCTTTTTCGGGACGACATAATGTCGTCCCCAAAAATAAGGAAAACGACAAAAAATGGGCCAGCTTTTTCTGAGACGTTTGACCAGTTTTTTGGGGACGacatttagggacgacatgtcgtccccaaagAAATTaccatttttcatttatttttttggTAAAAAACTGGCTCCAAAAAGTAAAAAAAATCCCGCCAAACttttggggacgacatgtcgtccctaaatgtCGTCCCCAAAAAAAGAATTATATTTAATTGTTTTTTTGGCGCAGAAATATTTGGCTCCAAAGGTGGGAAAATTTCGTGCTATTTTTTGGGGACGACACGTCGTCTCTAAAAACTTTTGGGGATGACATTTGTGGCGCCTTTTGTGGCGCACCAGCGCCACTAAAGGTACAAACGAAAAAAGGTTGAATTCAACTAGTAATATTATTTTCTAGTATAAGTATTGCGTCACACACTATCATACTATATGGTTgtccatttttatttatttttttattaacgatccgtcaaaaattattattattaatattactagttgtTTTTTTACTTTAATTTTTTATTTACTATATATTCAATTTCAATTGTGGATTTATCATTTCTCATATGATGGTTATTTGTTAGGAAGTGGTACAAGTGATAGTTACTTGTAGATTGTAGACAAATACGAAAATCTGAAAGACAGAAATTGTGTATGTTGGCACTTCATCA
This genomic interval carries:
- the LOC139900652 gene encoding probable receptor-like protein kinase At2g23200, which translates into the protein MHENYNGPLRFSLEDIQFDTENFDDKHCVGKGGVGKIYEGKLPKGYHTIVAKLFDVKGGQGDKQFQNELQILSKYKHNNIISLVGYCAEKDAKIIVYEYASRGSLDRYLDDARLDWKTRLTICIDAAIALVFLHRAFRNDAITLIHRDIKTASILLNDKWKAKLANFGLSLIKDRDTDYAIDNVCCTKGYVDPVYLKSGFLTKESDINSFGILLFEVLCGRSEYLIHKQEGVSLPSFVKHSFDNGKLDEVVFEKIKNQTWSSVLTDFYTIA